The sequence below is a genomic window from Zygosaccharomyces rouxii strain CBS732 chromosome D complete sequence.
GTAGAATTAATAGTGCCGCTAATACACCTCGTTTGGGTACTCCATCTTTGGCTACACCAACTTTAGCACAAcacttggaaaaatccGCATTGACCAATTCGAATGCGAATTCAGCCGCTACTGCTGCTGCCGTATTAGCAGCTGGTGCTGCTGCCGTGAATACCAATAATAAAGCTATTTATAAGAATGGTCATTCATCTATGCCGACGACAGCAACTTCTGCTCTTGCGCATGGTAATGAAACTCATGCAGAGGGggaaaagaattttaatgaaaagagTACAGATATTCCACCCGTGGTGGTTGACGATTATCAATCGGATGTaacagatgatgaactAGAGCAAGAACCACAACCAGAACCTCTTTCACAGGATGAATTGCGCAGGAGGGAAGAGACTCGAGAAAAACTTAGGAAAGATTTCGTTCAAGATTTCGACCTATTGGTACTGCCAAGTGGTATTCAAGAGTTTATCATGGGTGCTGAATTGTTTGACAATAAAATTGAAGCACCAGATGGTAAAATGGGTGGCTAcagaagatcaagagatGAATGCCGAATTCCACGTTTTGATGATGTTCCTTTGGGTGTCAATCCACCTGCACCGTTGGATGCATTTAGATCCACTGAGCAATGGGATATTTTACGTTGTTCTTTGAGACCTATCATTCAAAACAGCGAGCTGAACGACCAAGAGAAATATGAAGccattttggaaaactttAGATCATTAGAAATGTTTACACTTTTCTACAACTATTATTTCGCAGTTACACCTTTAGAACAGGAGATTGCTTCCATTATTCTTTCAGAGAGAGATTGGAAAGTTTCGAAAAACTGTGCAATGTGGTTCTTAAGGCAGAGTGAGACTAAATTTGCTAATGAACTTTGTGAAGTGGCTGAttacaaaattttcaaactgGATGATTGGACTGTGATTGATAGGCTAAATTTTAAATTGGATTATGCGGCTCTAAAGAATCCATCACTAGTTGCCGATTCACAATTACCGAAGGCTCAAGAAACGGATGTATTGAGTCATGGTCAACAGCTCTTACAACAGTTGAAACAAGGTGGTAAATCAAGTATTTTGGCTTGAATCTAACAGCTCTGGTTCTCTATTGTAATAATTATCTAATCATTGGTTCTCAGTTACGGATTTATGCAATTGttaaaacaaaaaaaaaaaaaataacaaacGAACACACACATATCACGGttatttttaaaaaactCAAATTTATTCTTGAATATCAGCAAATACTTCTTTATTTATTTAAACATTCATGCTGGAATACCTTCCTTCTTGACCGTTTCAGCATTTACATTCTCACTTCCGACTGGGACAGATTGTTCGGGAACAGCATTTAAATTAACAGGATCCTTTCCTGATGCAATGTTACATTGGTGCATCAATCTTCTTTCACCAGGTTTGAATTGTCCAGTAACTGAATGCCAAACACCTCtattaaagaaaatggCTAAATCACCAGATTCCCAGGAGTGTGCATAAACATGTTGAGGAGCAATTGCCGGTCTCATCATCTTGTGAACCGCCTCACGGGCCTGTTCAAGTTCCAAGACCGTACCATCAGGTAATTTTAATTTGTACAAACAACAACCATGAACTTGTAAGTGAGGTTTCTTTGTAACTGGATTTGTCCAAACCATTGGTAGTTCCTTAACTTTTGATTCTTCCCATGGTggtaattcatcaaatggtaattctttaccttcagaaACCATAGTTAAGCCATCAGAAGTAGCTCTAGCTGGAGAAATGAAGATATATGGATGTGGTGCATAAACGACTTTTGTACCTAATGCCTTTTTCTGTTCTTCTGGAGATAGCAATTCGAATGCCTTGGCACCAGAAACAAATGCAGTTGCACCTTGAGTCacttctaatttttcaccatcgCCATAATCCACTGTTTGTGTTTTAGATTGTGGTGGAACGTGAATACCTAGAAGTGTCGTACAGACCGGTGGTGCTAAATCGTAAAGCGCAGAATCAATATGCCATCTGTAAAATCTAGTTatatccttttcataaGCTTCTTCGTTAGTCAATGGATATCTATGAAAATCGAAGTGTACTGGATGTCTTAATGTAACTTCACCTAATCCGTAGTGACCTGCTTCCCAGTCGCCCTGACCAAGAACTTGTACTTGAGGTTGATCAGGTACAGAAGTACCATCCCTCTTAAGAACAGATTTATCATGACGGAATTCCTTACCGTGACCGTATGCCTTACCACTTTGATCACAAGTTGGATCAAATTTAGTCGTCAATTTCCATTGAGattttggtggtaattcGGCCATATTTGGTATAACGATAACCAAATGCTCGTGGAGAGCTTTGTAAAGAgcatcaaaatcttcatctgacAATGTACTGGGATCAGTACATCCTTCTGGAAGAGTAATCTTGGCACCTAATGGTTTACCTTCGAGGGGCGTAACGGTAATTGGCATATCGTTTGGTATAGTATTGTATAGTATGGTGTAGTACGGGGGTAAAAGTGTACTTGAGAAATATGTTTCAAAACCAAGATAATTGAACCTTTTTATACCTTTTGCTCATGGCCATTGACGCACATCACCGATTGGATTGTTATATTGGTTCCTATTGATTACGATAAGGCCTCCAGTTTTAATTGTTAAAGCTTATCGGAACTGGTTATAAACTTATCTGCTGTTTTAGTATTCTTCGGGATTACCGTGCGGGTCTTCCGAGATGCGTCACACTGACACCGATATTACCGATCGGATGAACCGGAGCCGCTGAACCTGACTGATACCAACATCAATTCCAAGAGTTTTTATTCCATATGGTAACCTTTCTTTTTAGTCTgggaaagagaaaaaaataattatCCTGCCTACATAGAGTCTTAGACAAAACCACATTAAACTATACTATACCACATTCATGCACCA
It includes:
- a CDS encoding TauD/TfdA dioxygenase family protein (conserved hypothetical protein); amino-acid sequence: MPITVTPLEGKPLGAKITLPEGCTDPSTLSDEDFDALYKALHEHLVIVIPNMAELPPKSQWKLTTKFDPTCDQSGKAYGHGKEFRHDKSVLKRDGTSVPDQPQVQVLGQGDWEAGHYGLGEVTLRHPVHFDFHRYPLTNEEAYEKDITRFYRWHIDSALYDLAPPVCTTLLGIHVPPQSKTQTVDYGDGEKLEVTQGATAFVSGAKAFELLSPEEQKKALGTKVVYAPHPYIFISPARATSDGLTMVSEGKELPFDELPPWEESKVKELPMVWTNPVTKKPHLQVHGCCLYKLKLPDGTVLELEQAREAVHKMMRPAIAPQHVYAHSWESGDLAIFFNRGVWHSVTGQFKPGERRLMHQCNIASGKDPVNLNAVPEQSVPVGSENVNAETVKKEGIPA